The following coding sequences lie in one Chitinispirillales bacterium ANBcel5 genomic window:
- a CDS encoding 4-phosphoerythronate dehydrogenase, whose translation MKIIADQNIIYAKEAFSDLGEVICIPSYSINNEELRDAEVVLVRSVTPVTKELLEGTKVKFVASATIGIDHVDLEYLQQNNIGFAHAPGSNANSVAEYIFSAIFATTGLNYWELSGKKMGIIGVGNVGSRVLRIAKTLGIECLLNDPPKKRLTQSEYYLPLEQVIAEADFTTIHVPLISSGDDSTYHMVNSEFISAARKGSVLINTSRGKVIDEKVLRSMRDHFSNVVLDVWENEPAINTETVRMVDIATPHIAGYSFDGKVTGTEMIQEAAYAFFFAKSSWSVCPEEISCIHDTLDLRQSKDPVVEAIHRAYPISEDDKQFRAILKVKKEQQPSVFEELRKNYPKRYEFTHYKVLVRPDQKEEKCILSDLGFIVEQKKI comes from the coding sequence ATGAAAATTATAGCTGATCAGAATATTATCTATGCCAAAGAAGCTTTTTCCGACCTGGGGGAGGTTATCTGCATCCCCAGCTACAGCATCAATAATGAAGAATTGAGAGATGCAGAAGTAGTGCTTGTTAGATCTGTAACACCTGTTACAAAAGAGTTGCTGGAGGGAACGAAAGTAAAATTTGTGGCCAGTGCTACAATTGGTATTGACCATGTAGATCTGGAGTATCTTCAGCAAAATAATATTGGATTCGCCCATGCTCCCGGTTCAAACGCTAATAGTGTAGCAGAGTATATATTTTCAGCGATATTTGCAACTACTGGATTGAATTATTGGGAACTTTCCGGAAAAAAAATGGGTATTATCGGTGTGGGTAACGTTGGAAGCAGAGTGCTTAGAATCGCTAAGACGTTGGGCATAGAGTGTTTGCTTAACGATCCACCTAAAAAGCGACTCACTCAGAGTGAGTACTATTTGCCTTTGGAGCAGGTTATAGCTGAAGCTGATTTTACAACAATTCACGTTCCGCTCATATCTTCGGGTGATGACAGTACTTATCATATGGTTAATAGTGAGTTTATTTCTGCCGCCCGTAAGGGCTCTGTGCTCATTAATACAAGCAGAGGAAAAGTTATAGATGAAAAAGTACTCCGCTCAATGAGAGATCATTTTTCCAATGTTGTGCTTGATGTTTGGGAAAATGAACCTGCTATTAACACTGAAACTGTTCGAATGGTCGATATCGCAACTCCACATATCGCCGGATACTCCTTCGATGGCAAGGTGACGGGGACGGAGATGATTCAGGAAGCTGCTTACGCATTCTTTTTTGCTAAAAGTTCCTGGTCTGTATGCCCTGAAGAAATATCTTGTATTCATGATACACTCGATTTAAGGCAATCAAAAGATCCGGTTGTTGAGGCTATTCATCGTGCTTATCCGATTAGTGAGGATGATAAACAATTTAGGGCCATTCTTAAAGTAAAAAAAGAACAACAACCTTCCGTTTTTGAAGAGCTGAGAAAAAACTATCCTAAAAGATATGAGTTTACTCATTATAAAGTATTGGTGCGACCTGATCAGAAAGAGGAAAAATGTATTCTTTCAGATTTGGGGTTTATTGTTGAGCAGAAAAAAATATGA
- a CDS encoding ATP-binding protein yields the protein MMEVKDAFSVDVYRDLHRAFVEFQNRAEKLSTAYEAMQQDFKNVNIELDRKNAQLAGSLAQKEEVQTYLNSILESMDNGVIGVNTAGEITHFNKAAGIITGYNAEKVMGRPYTEIFITQESRGSTLLKTLQSGCELLRDERVLWHKDGHPVPVSYQTAILKDGNGRKLGAVEIFSDISRLKAMEREMQQNRTMAALGEMSATVAHEIRNPLGAMGVWAGLLERDLEPKDSRRKTLNKITEGLSRLNKIVSNLLVYTRPVTTEFRKLELGALLEEIVDFTEIEIERLGVNIKVDKKLKDAENLFVLADPEKMSQAIMNVCLNAVQAMNDGGTLAVSFEKGKKERGFSAFTISDTGCGMESEVLEKIFDPFFTTKENGTGLGLAIVKKIVESHSGHIDVNSSSGNGTSVKIFLPYLKD from the coding sequence ATGATGGAAGTAAAAGATGCGTTTTCAGTTGATGTATATAGAGACCTACACCGTGCATTTGTTGAGTTTCAGAATAGAGCTGAGAAGCTAAGTACTGCATATGAGGCCATGCAGCAAGATTTTAAGAATGTAAATATTGAGCTTGATAGAAAAAATGCGCAACTTGCAGGGAGTCTCGCCCAAAAGGAAGAAGTACAAACATATCTTAACAGTATTTTGGAAAGCATGGATAATGGGGTTATCGGGGTTAATACGGCAGGGGAAATAACTCACTTCAATAAGGCGGCGGGAATAATTACAGGGTATAATGCTGAGAAAGTAATGGGAAGACCTTATACCGAAATATTTATAACTCAAGAGAGTCGGGGCAGTACTCTTTTAAAAACGCTTCAAAGTGGTTGTGAACTTTTACGTGATGAAAGAGTTTTGTGGCACAAAGATGGTCACCCTGTGCCCGTTTCCTACCAAACAGCAATTCTTAAAGACGGGAATGGAAGAAAACTAGGAGCTGTAGAAATTTTCAGTGATATATCCAGATTAAAAGCAATGGAAAGAGAGATGCAACAGAACAGGACAATGGCTGCACTTGGAGAAATGTCTGCTACGGTTGCACATGAAATTCGTAACCCTCTTGGTGCAATGGGAGTGTGGGCTGGGTTGCTCGAACGAGATCTTGAACCAAAAGACAGTAGAAGGAAAACCCTAAACAAAATAACCGAAGGTTTATCCAGACTTAATAAAATTGTTTCAAATTTACTGGTTTATACTCGTCCCGTAACCACTGAATTTCGAAAGCTTGAATTGGGTGCACTGCTTGAAGAGATTGTTGATTTTACTGAAATAGAAATTGAGAGGCTCGGTGTTAATATAAAGGTAGATAAAAAACTTAAAGACGCTGAAAATCTGTTTGTACTTGCTGATCCAGAAAAAATGAGCCAGGCTATTATGAATGTTTGTCTCAATGCTGTGCAGGCTATGAACGATGGGGGAACCCTTGCTGTAAGCTTTGAAAAAGGGAAAAAGGAGAGGGGGTTTTCTGCATTTACTATTTCTGATACTGGATGCGGAATGGAAAGTGAAGTTTTGGAAAAAATATTTGATCCATTTTTTACCACAAAAGAAAATGGGACAGGACTTGGATTAGCTATAGTAAAAAAGATAGTTGAATCTCACAGCGGACATATAGATGTTAACAGTAGTAGTGGTAATGGTACCAGCGTAAAAATATTTCTACCTTATTTAAAAGATTAG
- a CDS encoding sigma-54 dependent transcriptional regulator gives MKILVVDDNELFRDSIVETLRRQEYQVIDAPDGISALTLFSEQEFDLVISDMKMPGMSGMELLENVKKIKDDVPFLIITAYGAIDTAVEAIKKGAFDFIQKTDSLIRELELTVERTLKFRTLVKENYRLKKEIKNKWSYIGNVASITKIKELTKAVAESRSTVLVTGESGTGKELVARSIHYQSPRSQKPFVKINCAALPEGLIESELFGHEKGAFTGAINRKAGKFESASGGTLLLDEIGEMPLTAQAKLLRVLQEKEIQKVGGDDTIEIDVRIVATTNRDLEELVSKGTFREDLFYRLNVFHIHLPPLRERKEDVEELVRHFITKYNDENGFSVEGFEKECIKHLHSYTWPGNIRELENTVERAVVLTRTGLIAPDVFDIKSGNLNGSKINNLEVGMTIADAERNLILKTLDACNQNRTKAAQLLGISIRTLRNKLNEYALETNSVSES, from the coding sequence ATGAAAATACTTGTTGTAGATGATAACGAGTTATTTCGGGATTCTATTGTAGAGACCCTCAGAAGACAGGAATATCAGGTCATTGATGCACCTGATGGAATTTCTGCTCTAACATTATTTTCAGAGCAGGAGTTTGATCTTGTGATCTCAGATATGAAAATGCCTGGTATGAGTGGTATGGAGCTTTTGGAGAATGTTAAAAAAATAAAGGATGATGTACCATTTTTGATTATTACCGCTTATGGAGCAATTGATACTGCTGTAGAGGCAATTAAAAAAGGTGCATTCGATTTTATACAGAAAACCGATAGCCTTATAAGGGAGTTAGAGTTAACGGTTGAACGTACACTAAAATTTAGAACTTTAGTAAAAGAGAACTATAGACTAAAAAAAGAGATCAAAAATAAGTGGAGCTATATAGGAAATGTAGCATCTATAACAAAGATAAAAGAGCTAACAAAAGCAGTGGCTGAAAGCCGTTCTACTGTACTGGTTACCGGAGAATCTGGTACAGGAAAAGAGCTCGTTGCACGATCTATCCATTATCAAAGTCCTCGAAGTCAAAAACCATTTGTTAAAATAAACTGTGCAGCTCTTCCGGAAGGATTGATAGAATCTGAGTTGTTCGGACATGAAAAGGGTGCTTTTACCGGTGCTATAAACCGCAAAGCCGGAAAGTTTGAATCAGCTTCAGGAGGTACTTTGCTCCTTGATGAGATTGGAGAGATGCCTCTCACTGCTCAGGCAAAACTTCTACGAGTGCTTCAGGAAAAAGAAATCCAAAAAGTTGGCGGAGATGATACCATAGAAATAGATGTTAGGATTGTTGCAACTACTAATCGGGATCTTGAGGAGCTTGTTTCAAAAGGAACTTTTAGAGAGGACCTTTTTTACCGCCTTAATGTGTTTCATATACATCTACCACCTCTTAGAGAAAGAAAAGAAGATGTTGAAGAGTTGGTTAGACACTTTATTACTAAGTACAATGATGAGAATGGTTTTAGTGTTGAAGGGTTTGAAAAGGAGTGTATAAAGCATCTCCATTCATATACCTGGCCTGGTAATATTAGGGAACTTGAAAATACTGTTGAACGCGCAGTGGTCCTTACTCGGACCGGTCTAATAGCTCCTGATGTTTTTGATATCAAATCAGGAAATCTAAATGGATCAAAAATCAATAACCTTGAAGTGGGAATGACTATAGCAGATGCCGAAAGAAATCTCATCTTAAAAACTTTGGATGCGTGCAATCAAAACAGGACTAAAGCTGCCCAATTGCTTGGGATTTCAATTAGAACCCTAAGAAATAAACTCAATGAGTACGCCCTTGAGACAAATAGTGTTAGTGAGTCATAG
- a CDS encoding sugar kinase codes for MKPVHIRDYDLLVIGECFVEFRCEGDVIHCDKFEKDIGGSDLVVASTSARLGSGVQMVSAVARDSFHTFIRERLLSQGINIDHVVTCSGYNGLYFTSSRYPEIREYLIHHPGSASQHISPSMIYDDLIENCKIIYASSELQSVSKSARHTIFKAFNFAHSNDIMVAYDPNLRLQRWSLDDAKESLWGVLPLIDVIFTSAPDETKALFGYERPLDVIGFLWDRGVHIVVVKTGPEGCVVGYNGKVEEFPTQNHDEDIKDKTLIGSAFNGGFLHCIARGFDPFTAAGFANSVALFKGMKGGGIVSLPTSDDLK; via the coding sequence ATGAAACCTGTTCATATACGCGATTATGATCTTCTTGTAATAGGAGAATGTTTTGTAGAATTTCGCTGTGAAGGTGATGTTATACATTGTGACAAATTTGAAAAAGACATTGGTGGATCGGACCTGGTTGTAGCATCAACTTCAGCCCGCTTAGGATCAGGGGTACAGATGGTTTCAGCTGTTGCCCGTGACTCATTTCATACCTTTATTCGTGAGCGTTTACTCTCACAAGGAATCAATATTGACCATGTAGTTACCTGTAGCGGCTATAATGGGTTATATTTTACCAGTTCGAGATATCCAGAAATCAGGGAGTATCTCATCCATCACCCAGGGAGCGCATCACAGCATATCAGTCCCTCTATGATCTATGATGATCTTATCGAAAACTGTAAGATAATCTATGCTTCAAGTGAACTTCAGTCGGTGTCAAAAAGTGCCAGGCACACCATTTTTAAGGCCTTCAATTTTGCACACAGTAACGATATAATGGTAGCTTACGACCCTAATCTTCGTCTTCAGAGATGGTCGCTTGATGATGCAAAGGAGAGTTTGTGGGGAGTTTTGCCCCTCATTGATGTTATTTTCACCTCTGCGCCGGATGAAACAAAAGCACTTTTTGGATATGAACGCCCACTTGATGTTATCGGTTTTTTATGGGACAGAGGAGTACACATAGTGGTGGTTAAGACAGGCCCGGAAGGCTGTGTTGTGGGCTATAATGGTAAGGTAGAAGAATTTCCCACACAAAACCACGATGAAGACATAAAGGATAAAACTCTAATCGGAAGTGCCTTTAACGGTGGTTTTCTTCACTGCATTGCACGGGGGTTTGATCCATTTACCGCAGCCGGATTTGCCAACTCCGTGGCTCTTTTTAAAGGGATGAAGGGTGGCGGGATTGTTTCGTTACCAACTTCAGACGATTTAAAATGA
- a CDS encoding HAMP domain-containing protein yields the protein MFGNNTKSIFFTTAVIYLFLTVLNVTIFIIMVFENQLDLIAKNAILSSQHTASSLKYRIDNIVNNTGLLNSSNINLILKEATTLNIHNLTLYTEGGKIFVEVVENNITGRESADMDELRLINMAITRQGFEDKLFYHDVDKDNRKIMLFIPFVFETENIGVAGIELYMSGVDKQMGYLYRQCVIIGVLVAVVHILFAFLFIKMIILPIKKINEATKSIAKGDLDIRVPKFGTNEFGQLASSFNEMSVALKRMSNEAKESNPLTGLPGNISIANYINKNLNENQKICVLYCDLDNFKAYNDKYGFTRGDDALLYTRDCLLSVSKRRDVNNVFVGHEGGDDFVMVCPYEYWEIIAKALITTFDRGIYQFYNNSDAKNGYIDSVNRMGVRQRFPIMSVSVAVVTNLNRPFRRHAEIIQVAAEVKSYVKTIDGSCYAIDRRTGSGKPARIKNKSMQSKMT from the coding sequence ATGTTTGGTAATAATACCAAGTCTATATTTTTTACTACTGCTGTAATCTACCTCTTTTTAACTGTTCTCAATGTTACCATTTTCATTATAATGGTTTTTGAAAACCAACTTGATCTTATTGCTAAAAACGCAATACTTTCAAGTCAACATACTGCTTCAAGTCTTAAATACCGAATCGATAATATAGTAAATAATACAGGTCTCCTTAACTCTTCTAATATAAATCTTATACTCAAAGAAGCTACTACATTAAATATTCACAATCTTACTCTCTATACTGAGGGTGGAAAAATATTTGTAGAAGTTGTAGAAAACAATATCACTGGTCGTGAAAGTGCTGATATGGATGAATTGCGGTTAATCAATATGGCTATAACACGACAGGGTTTTGAAGATAAACTGTTTTACCATGATGTGGATAAAGATAACAGAAAAATTATGCTCTTTATACCTTTTGTTTTTGAAACTGAGAATATCGGTGTTGCAGGAATAGAATTGTATATGAGTGGTGTTGATAAGCAAATGGGGTATTTATACAGACAATGCGTCATAATTGGTGTTTTGGTTGCAGTTGTTCATATACTTTTTGCGTTCTTGTTTATAAAAATGATCATTTTGCCTATCAAGAAAATTAATGAAGCAACTAAATCTATTGCTAAAGGAGATCTTGATATTCGGGTGCCAAAATTTGGAACAAATGAATTTGGCCAACTGGCGTCTTCTTTTAATGAGATGAGTGTCGCATTAAAACGAATGAGTAATGAAGCAAAGGAGTCAAATCCACTCACAGGGTTACCAGGAAACATCTCTATCGCCAATTACATCAATAAAAACTTAAATGAGAATCAAAAAATATGTGTACTGTATTGCGATCTTGACAATTTTAAGGCATATAATGATAAATATGGTTTTACAAGGGGAGATGATGCGCTTCTATATACCAGAGATTGCTTGCTTAGCGTTTCTAAAAGGCGTGATGTAAATAATGTTTTTGTAGGACACGAAGGTGGTGATGATTTTGTAATGGTGTGCCCTTATGAATATTGGGAAATTATTGCTAAAGCATTAATTACTACTTTTGATAGAGGGATATATCAATTTTATAATAATTCAGATGCAAAAAATGGCTATATCGATTCGGTTAATAGAATGGGAGTACGACAAAGGTTTCCGATTATGAGTGTATCTGTAGCAGTAGTAACTAATTTAAATCGTCCTTTTAGAAGACATGCTGAAATTATTCAGGTTGCCGCTGAAGTTAAATCGTACGTTAAAACAATAGATGGCTCATGTTATGCAATTGATAGAAGAACCGGATCTGGTAAACCTGCAAGGATAAAAAATAAATCTATGCAATCTAAAATGACCTGA
- a CDS encoding tetratricopeptide repeat protein, giving the protein MNSKYWFISLVLFFGLFTTNADESIDYIHYRLGVRYKNEKKYDLATEEFRKVLAAYPDNYNAYMHLAEIHSLQNNPRLVIYYLQEALTYNPGWGKAHKMLAQAYEQDGQIQRAINELQQYMQSADPAERDSIQLTIDSFITRVGGVEQATEIDQNVLEEPSDNIKRDTTDEQVDRDSADSEQQDEDDTDPEVDRLFSKAVDYYNHNKYDSAIAAIRACLKVKPGHPGAYYYAGLIRRKKGQNRMARINFQRGLNHPNLGINGHFYLGKIFGEKKNYNEAVKHLRAYIENARNEKHITKARTLLDQYSPLVSETTRKNDQTKETSVGYDVIEKRHYAPIEIRIDSLLSMMTVDTLTDVGQKLLNGIRGFKSDRFDRAVNEFRKVLVENPQGSLAAHSIYNIGICFYKMRLYKDAQNQFEQFLDRFPNNRFAPNSMFLKTMCYQQRSDFETAERLWRHFIREYRQHEWVPLAWERLGDTYVHLADLRKAIEAYNQALNLSKSVSDKVYTYYKRGNVFRLLENSRRAADSYKSAIKLGEDNNVYLRVPDSYYKLADLKFKQRNFQKALPLYQRVTRKYPSFHETPWGLFQIANIHRNLMEFQNAVDVYKKLIEHHSQDYWARQAEWKLEDTIWEHEYRSVLRR; this is encoded by the coding sequence ATGAATTCTAAATACTGGTTTATTAGCTTAGTTCTGTTTTTTGGTTTATTCACAACCAATGCTGACGAATCAATTGATTACATTCATTACAGACTTGGTGTTAGATATAAGAATGAAAAAAAATACGACCTGGCAACAGAAGAGTTCAGGAAAGTTTTAGCTGCTTATCCCGATAATTATAATGCATACATGCACCTTGCTGAAATTCACTCTTTGCAGAATAATCCCAGATTAGTCATTTATTACCTTCAGGAGGCCCTAACCTACAATCCAGGGTGGGGAAAAGCTCATAAAATGTTAGCACAAGCCTATGAGCAGGATGGTCAAATCCAAAGAGCCATAAATGAACTTCAACAGTATATGCAATCAGCAGATCCTGCGGAGCGTGACAGTATTCAACTTACCATTGATAGCTTTATAACCAGAGTTGGAGGGGTAGAGCAAGCTACTGAAATAGATCAAAATGTACTTGAAGAACCCTCCGACAACATTAAGCGTGATACCACTGATGAACAGGTGGATAGAGATAGTGCTGATTCAGAACAACAGGATGAGGATGATACAGACCCGGAAGTTGATCGTTTATTCAGCAAAGCTGTCGATTACTATAATCACAATAAATATGATTCTGCAATAGCTGCGATTCGGGCCTGTTTAAAAGTTAAGCCAGGTCACCCAGGAGCATACTACTATGCTGGTTTGATCAGGCGTAAAAAGGGGCAGAACAGAATGGCCAGAATCAATTTTCAAAGGGGTCTAAATCACCCTAATCTTGGAATAAATGGACATTTCTACTTAGGAAAAATTTTTGGTGAGAAAAAAAACTATAATGAGGCAGTAAAACACCTCAGAGCTTATATTGAAAATGCAAGAAATGAAAAGCATATAACGAAAGCAAGGACATTACTGGATCAGTATAGCCCTTTAGTCAGCGAAACAACAAGAAAAAATGACCAAACTAAAGAAACCAGTGTTGGTTATGATGTGATCGAAAAACGACATTACGCTCCCATAGAAATCAGAATCGATTCCCTTCTTTCCATGATGACTGTTGATACTCTGACCGATGTGGGACAGAAATTACTTAACGGAATAAGAGGATTTAAGTCCGACAGGTTTGATAGAGCGGTAAATGAGTTTAGGAAGGTGTTGGTAGAAAATCCTCAGGGCTCATTGGCTGCTCATAGTATCTATAATATTGGGATATGTTTTTATAAAATGAGGCTTTATAAAGATGCTCAAAATCAATTTGAACAATTTCTTGATCGATTTCCTAACAATAGGTTTGCTCCAAACAGTATGTTTCTTAAAACAATGTGTTATCAGCAACGCAGTGATTTTGAAACAGCGGAAAGGCTTTGGAGGCACTTTATTCGTGAATATAGGCAGCACGAATGGGTCCCTTTAGCATGGGAGAGACTTGGTGATACTTATGTTCACCTTGCTGATCTTAGAAAAGCAATAGAAGCTTACAACCAAGCTTTGAATCTTAGCAAAAGTGTATCTGATAAGGTCTATACATATTATAAAAGAGGTAATGTTTTTCGCTTACTTGAAAATTCCAGAAGAGCTGCGGATTCCTACAAATCGGCCATTAAACTTGGAGAGGACAATAATGTATACCTGAGGGTACCTGACTCTTATTACAAACTTGCCGATCTTAAATTTAAGCAAAGAAATTTTCAAAAAGCTCTTCCATTATATCAAAGGGTGACAAGAAAGTATCCGTCATTCCACGAAACACCCTGGGGGTTATTTCAAATTGCAAATATCCACAGAAATCTCATGGAATTTCAAAACGCAGTTGATGTTTATAAAAAATTAATTGAGCATCACTCACAAGATTACTGGGCCAGACAGGCTGAATGGAAACTGGAGGATACCATTTGGGAACATGAATACAGATCAGTGCTTAGAAGATAA
- a CDS encoding FapA family protein — MDQLDVKISSDFLTAALLIPVECKNISFDNIMQFLAQKKIVYGVKEKNIHQMISEKKIGSYTIIASGKPVERGRPGKIQLLIDTSKIGKPKELKCGKVDHKNLGLIVNVKKGTPLARRIPSVRGSDGITVFGKTLPAPQENDVILRVGTGTEISVSDPNLLVASIDGYLRIAEDTIEVHSQKVINGDIDYATGNISLDGDLKVTGSIKAGFEVHISGSLVVYGCAEETIIKCGGSIQVRNGIAGSGSGLIECGGKLSAKFISNFTVNTDSDCTVYDDILHSSIISHGRVTAKNIVGGYVAAANGIRAKEIGNVSETKTIVDIDHKAMKQKQRSLVLSKLKESKAKLNTEKKILFDYLKNHMDQNGNIQDLDTFDEMKHSLLFLYINFCSLQKQISDLESSLTSPNCPIIKASVVYPNVVANLGNQKRLIKKVEKSVTYEMISDEAPCTKNDIRAISGGGK; from the coding sequence TTGGACCAGTTAGATGTCAAAATAAGCTCAGACTTTTTAACTGCAGCTCTTCTTATTCCAGTAGAGTGTAAGAACATATCTTTTGATAACATAATGCAGTTTCTTGCACAAAAAAAAATCGTATATGGTGTAAAAGAGAAGAACATACATCAGATGATTTCCGAAAAAAAAATCGGTTCATATACTATAATTGCTTCAGGAAAACCTGTAGAAAGGGGAAGACCTGGAAAAATTCAATTACTTATAGATACATCAAAAATCGGCAAACCTAAAGAACTCAAATGCGGTAAAGTGGATCACAAAAATCTGGGACTTATTGTAAATGTCAAAAAAGGAACACCGTTGGCCAGAAGAATACCTTCTGTACGAGGTTCGGATGGTATAACTGTTTTTGGGAAAACTTTACCTGCTCCTCAAGAGAACGATGTAATATTGAGGGTTGGAACCGGAACTGAGATATCAGTTAGTGATCCAAATCTTTTGGTAGCAAGTATAGATGGTTATTTGAGAATAGCTGAAGATACAATAGAAGTACATTCTCAAAAAGTAATAAATGGTGACATAGATTATGCTACAGGAAACATCTCCCTTGATGGCGATTTAAAGGTAACCGGTTCAATTAAAGCCGGTTTTGAAGTTCATATATCCGGATCTCTTGTGGTTTATGGGTGTGCAGAAGAGACAATAATAAAATGTGGTGGTAGTATACAAGTCCGAAACGGAATCGCCGGATCAGGTTCTGGATTAATTGAGTGTGGGGGAAAACTCAGTGCAAAGTTTATTTCAAACTTTACTGTGAACACTGATTCCGACTGCACCGTTTATGATGATATACTTCACTCATCTATAATATCACATGGTAGAGTTACTGCTAAAAATATTGTGGGTGGATATGTTGCTGCTGCAAATGGAATTAGAGCAAAAGAAATTGGAAATGTTTCGGAAACTAAAACTATCGTTGATATTGATCACAAAGCTATGAAACAAAAACAACGTTCTTTAGTACTGAGCAAACTAAAAGAATCTAAAGCTAAGTTAAATACAGAAAAGAAAATACTTTTTGATTATTTAAAAAACCATATGGATCAAAATGGTAATATACAGGATTTAGATACCTTTGATGAGATGAAGCATTCCTTGCTATTTTTATATATTAATTTCTGTTCCCTCCAAAAACAGATTTCTGATTTGGAATCTTCTTTAACCTCCCCCAATTGTCCAATTATAAAAGCATCAGTAGTATATCCTAATGTTGTTGCTAATCTTGGAAATCAAAAACGTTTAATTAAAAAAGTTGAAAAAAGCGTAACCTATGAAATGATTAGCGATGAGGCCCCGTGTACAAAAAACGACATTAGGGCTATTAGTGGTGGAGGTAAATGA
- a CDS encoding TonB family protein, producing MKTLTKIALILLLIGFTSVFNAGLIDIRMEEVRYLLGSYAARQDVSNAFGIIARYEMIKKRMNRGDDSDLDALELEARIQALTSAERFRNEAQTFEKILYNVPVRTVLNSIRILLGKEIINPKEDDKIFNVIEIAYFWERNRKYHEAIKIYSDVLDYILPDETRAAVLVHKAFCYSMLNDYELAKKYYEKVISSFPETEAGIISWRLLEFIEKMQKQRVELESMDISGLDKARQFYLLMDYRSAIRHISIYLDNLTSKTQKMEARYYKARSHEELGETQEALIEYRRIIREAPQMRWAKLSNRRLLMLGEFYEHQKTVANEARRQLEAYQDQLFMRNIERYSHMMTLDPLREQLIKDEHTFEILSDDSILNLISKIGMHDTKEEEQKVATKNQTRSQRTRIQETSEAKSPEYLELKRRQQLSINPYRRPSFIKRIIDEHSPELRFIYNRHLRTEEKISGQMLVEMTIAADGTVTATRIVQSTMGDPNFEQNVLQSILKWNFRAVPDSLGELVINYPFEFSEN from the coding sequence ATGAAAACTTTAACGAAAATAGCATTGATACTGCTTCTAATTGGTTTTACTTCTGTATTTAATGCTGGGTTAATTGATATTAGAATGGAGGAGGTAAGATACCTTCTTGGTTCATATGCTGCACGTCAGGATGTTTCAAATGCTTTTGGTATAATTGCAAGATATGAGATGATTAAGAAAAGAATGAATAGGGGCGATGATAGCGATTTAGATGCCCTTGAACTTGAAGCCCGTATACAGGCCCTAACATCTGCTGAAAGATTTAGAAATGAGGCGCAAACATTTGAAAAAATACTATACAATGTTCCTGTAAGAACTGTTTTAAATTCAATAAGAATACTCCTCGGTAAAGAAATTATTAATCCAAAAGAAGATGATAAAATATTTAATGTAATAGAGATCGCTTATTTTTGGGAGAGAAATCGAAAATATCATGAAGCGATAAAGATATATTCAGATGTTCTGGATTATATCTTGCCAGATGAAACCAGAGCCGCTGTTTTAGTTCATAAAGCATTTTGCTACTCTATGCTAAATGATTACGAATTGGCAAAAAAATACTACGAAAAAGTCATTAGTTCTTTTCCTGAAACTGAAGCCGGAATTATTTCATGGCGCTTGCTTGAATTTATAGAAAAGATGCAAAAGCAGCGTGTGGAGCTTGAATCAATGGATATTTCAGGATTAGATAAAGCAAGGCAGTTTTACTTGTTGATGGATTATAGAAGTGCAATAAGGCATATCTCAATTTATCTCGACAATTTAACAAGTAAAACTCAGAAAATGGAAGCAAGATACTATAAAGCCCGGTCACATGAAGAACTTGGTGAGACGCAGGAAGCATTAATTGAATATCGAAGAATCATTAGGGAAGCACCACAAATGAGATGGGCTAAGTTATCTAACAGACGCCTGCTTATGCTTGGTGAATTCTATGAACATCAAAAAACTGTGGCAAATGAAGCCAGAAGACAGCTAGAAGCATATCAGGATCAGCTCTTTATGAGAAACATTGAAAGATACTCACATATGATGACTCTGGATCCTCTTCGGGAGCAGTTGATAAAAGATGAGCATACCTTCGAAATACTAAGTGACGATTCGATTCTAAACTTGATTAGTAAAATCGGTATGCACGATACCAAGGAAGAAGAGCAAAAAGTAGCAACAAAAAATCAAACACGATCTCAAAGAACAAGGATTCAGGAAACTTCAGAAGCTAAAAGTCCTGAATATCTGGAACTGAAGAGAAGGCAACAGCTTTCGATCAACCCCTACAGAAGACCAAGTTTTATAAAAAGGATTATCGATGAACATTCTCCTGAGCTGCGCTTTATCTATAATCGTCACCTTAGAACAGAAGAAAAAATTTCGGGGCAAATGCTGGTAGAGATGACTATTGCTGCCGATGGAACTGTTACAGCAACAAGAATCGTTCAATCAACAATGGGTGACCCCAATTTTGAGCAAAATGTTCTACAGAGTATTTTAAAATGGAATTTCAGAGCAGTACCAGACTCATTAGGTGAATTGGTTATTAATTACCCCTTTGAATTTTCTGAAAACTGA